In Dromiciops gliroides isolate mDroGli1 chromosome 4, mDroGli1.pri, whole genome shotgun sequence, one DNA window encodes the following:
- the B3GALT2 gene encoding beta-1,3-galactosyltransferase 2: MLQWRRRHCCFAKMTWNAKRSLFRTHLIGLLSLVFLFAMFLFFNHHDWLPGRAGFKENPVTYTIRGFRSTKGETNHSSLRNIWKDTVPQTLRPQTATNANNTDLSPQGVTGLENTLSANGSIYNERGTGHPNLYHFKYIINEPEKCQEKSPFLILLIAAEPGQVEARRAIRQTWGNESLAPGIQIARIFLLGLNVKLNGHLQRAILEESRQYHDIIQQEYLDTYYNLTIKTLMGMNWVATYCPHIPYVMKTDSDMFVNTEYLIHKLLKPDMPPRHNYFTGYLMRGYAPNRNKDSKWYMPPDLYPSERYPVFCSGTGYVFSGDLAEKIFKVSLSIRRLHLEDVYVGICLAKLRIDPVPPPNEFVFNHWRVSYSSCKYSHLITSHQFQPSELIKYWNHLQQNKHNACANAAKEKAGRYRHRKLH; the protein is encoded by the coding sequence ATGCTTCAGTGGAGGAGACGACATTGCTGCTTTGCAAAGATGACCTGGAATGCGAAGAGGTCTTTGTTTCGTACCCATCTCATTGGTCTActctctcttgtctttctttttgctatgtttcttttttttaatcatcatgaTTGGCTGCCAGGCAGAGCTGGCTTCAAAGAAAATCCTGTAACCTACACTATACGGGGATTTCGATCTACAAAGGGCGAGACAAACCACAGCTCCCTAAGGAACATTTGGAAGGATACAGTCCCTCAAACTCTAAGGCCTCAAACAGCTACTAATGCCAACAACACAGACTTGTCACCACAAGGAGTAACTGGCCTAGAGAATACACTCAGTGCCAATGGAAGTATTTACAATGAAAGAGGTACTGGACATCCAAATCTGTATCATTTCAAGTATATCATAAATGAACCTGAAAAATGCCAAGAGAAAAGCCCTTTTCTAATACTACTTATTGCTGCAGAACCTGGACAAGTAGAAGCAAGACGAGCTATTCGACAAACTTGGGGAAATGAAAGCCTGGCACCTGGAATTCAAATAGCTCGCATTTTTTTATTGGGCTTAAATGTTAAACTGAATGGCCACCTTCAGCGGGCCATACTGGAAGAAAGCAGACAATACCATGATATTATTCAGCAGGAATACTTAGATACTTACTACAATTTGACAATTAAGACACTAATGGGCATGAACTGGGTTGCAACCTACTGTCCACATATTCCTTATGTTATGAAAACTGATAGTGATATGTTTGTCAATACTGAATATTTAATACACAAGCTATTAAAGCCAGACATGCCTCCTAGGCATAACTATTTCACAGGTTACCTAATGAGAGGGTATGCTCCCAATCGGAACAAAGACAGCAAATGGTATATGCCACCAGATCTTTACCCAAGTGAGCGTTACCCTGTGTTCTGTTCTGGAACTGGTTATGTTTTTTCTGGAGATTTAGCAGAAAAGATCTTTAAAGTTTCTTTAAGCATCAGACGTTTGCATTTAGAAGACGTATATGTGGGGATCTGTCTTGCCAAGTTGAGAATTGACCCTGTTCCCCCACCCAATGAATTTGTCTTCAATCACTGGAGAGTTTCTTACTCAAGCTGTAAATACAGTCACCTAATTACCTCTCATCAGTTCCAGCCTAGTGAACTGATAAAATACTGGAACCACTTACAACAAAATAAGCACAATGCCTGTGCCAATGCAGCAAAAGAAAAGGCAGGCAGGTATCGTCATCGTAAACTGCACTAG